The Virgibacillus siamensis sequence ACGGAAAAGGCTGAATTTGATGTTACGGGGATGACTTGTGCAGCTTGTTCCAGCCGTATTGAAAAAGTTTTGAATAAACAAGATGGCGTTAAGCACGCAACAGTAAATTTAACAACGGAAAGTGCGGCAATCGAGTATAACGCCGGATTAGTTGATCAAAAGGCTTTGATTGAGAAGATCCGAAAAATTGGTTATGATGCGAAACCAAAAGCGGAGGCGGTGGAAAAACAATCCTTTAAAGAAAAAGAACTGCAGCGTAAGAGGACAAAGCTTATCATTTCAGCTGTACTGTCTGCGCCATTATTAATAACAATGCTCGTTCACTTATTTGGCATGAATCTGCCGGGCATATTCATGAATCCATGGTTCCAATTTGCTCTGGCAACGCCTGTTCAATTTATTATCGGCTGGCAATTTTATGTTGGGGCGTATAAGAACCTTCGCAATGGCGGGGCGAACATGGATGTGCTTGTTGCATTAGGTACGAGTGCCGCTTATTTCTACAGTTTATATGAAGCACTGAAGACAATCGGCAGTCCAGAGTATATGCCGCATTTATATTTTGAAACGAGTGCTGTATTAATCACATTGATTTTATTTGGCAAGTATTTGGAAGCAAAAGCAAAAAGCCAGACAACGAATGCACTGTCCTCTTTGCTTAATTTACAGGCAAAGGAAGCCCGTGTTTTAAGAAATGGCGAAGAAATAATGATTCCGGTTGAGGAAGTTATTGTTGGTGACCGATTAATTGTAAAGCCAGGTGAGAAAATACCTGTAGACGGTATGGTTGCAAAGGGAAAAACATCAGTTGATGAATCGATGATTACAGGTGAATCAATTCCTGTTGAAAAAAAAGCAAACGCTGCTGTTATCGGATCGACGATAAACAAAAATGGTTCGATTGAAATGGAAGCGACAAAGGTAGGTAAAGATACTGCTCTTGCATCGATTGTCAAGGTTGTGGAAGAAGCTCAAGGATCGAAGGCGCCAATTCAACGTTTAGCAGATGTTATATCCGGCTATTTCGTGCCGATTGTTGTAGGAATTGCCGTTCTGACATTTATCATATGGATCGCGTTTGTCCAGCCTGGTGAATTGGAATCTGCCTTAGTAGCAGCAATTGCCGTACTTGTCATTGCTTGTCCATGTGCTTTAGGATTGGCGACTCCAACATCGATAATGGTAGGGACAGGAAAAGCTGCCGAAAGCGGAATCTTGTTTAAAGGTGGAGAACACCTGGAAAAAACGCATCAATTAGAGGCAATAATCCTTGATAAAACAGGGACAATTACAAAAGGAAAACCTGAAGTAACAAACTTTACAGGTGATGAGGAAACATTACAATTACTCGCGAGTGCGGAAAAAGGTTCCGAGCATCCGCTTGCAGAGGCCATTGTTGCGTATGCAACAGAGAAAGACATTGATTTTGTGGAAGTGGATGAATTTAATGCAATACCCGGTCACGGTATTAAAGTTAAAATTTCCGGAAAACATGTGCTTGTTGGAAATCGAAAATTAATGCAAGATCATCATGTCGATGTTGTTGGTATGGAACAAGATTTGATTGATTACGAAGTTGAAGGTAAAACAGCAATGCTGATTGCCATTGATGGAAACTATCGTGGTATTGTCGCAGTTGCAGACACAATCAAAGAAACTGCGCCGCAAGCAATTAAAGGGTTGCATGAACAAGGCCTGGAAGTGATCATGCTAACGGGTGACAATGACCGGACAGCACAAGCGATTGCAAAACAAGTAGGAATTGACCATGTGATTGCGCAAGTATTACCTGAAGAAAAGGCGGATAAAGTTAAGGAAATTCAGGCACAAGGTAAAAAGGTGGCAATGGTTGGTGACGGCGTGAACGATGCACCTGCATTGGTTACTGCGGATATTGGAATTGCCATCGGAACCGGTACAGAAGTGGCGATTGAAGCGGCTGACGTTACAATTCTTGGCGGAGAACTTTTGCTTATACTGAAAGCCATTCAAATCAGTCATGCAACCATTCGGAATATCCGTCAAAACCTTTTCTGGGCTTTCGGCTACAATACGGCGGGAATTCCTGTTGCAGCAGTCGGCTTGCTTGCACCGTGGATTGCCGGTGCTGCAATGGCGTTAAGCTCTGTCAGTGTTGTTTCCAATTCCCTTCGATTGAAGCGGGCCAAAATATAATGAAAAGCTGATAATGCGTTTGGATTTTTGAAAGGGGGTGAAGACAGTATGAAAAAGGTGACCTTGGATGTACAAGGAATGTCATGCGGCCATTGTAAATCATCTGTTGAAGGTGCTCTTAACGGGTTAGATGGAGTCAGCAGTGCTGAAGTTGATTTGGCCAGTGGAAAAGTAGATGTTACGTATGATGATGGGCGGGTCACACTGGCAGAAATGCGTGAAGCAGTGGAAGAGCAAGGTTATGATGTTGTGGCATAACTTAATATATGGGCTGATTCCTTGGATGGGATCAGCTTGTTTATTTGGGTATAGTACTTTGTATTGAAAGCAGCAGAACGCATAAAGTGAAATCCTGATAAAAAGCTGAAAGTGCCTGATAACAGTATCAAAGTGACTGATAAAAAGCTGAAAGTGGCTGATAAATGTCCCAAAGTAACTGATAAGAGTAGAAAAGTGACTGATAAAATGAATTTTTTCCTGCAGACAACAGTGGAAAGGGTTGATATTATGGCAAATCACGATGAAAAACATCAAACAGAACATGACCACCAACACAACCAGGAACATAATCATCACAGCCATGGTGGTCATGCAGAACACAACACCAAAACCCATGATCATGATCAGCACAACCACCAGGAACACAATCATCAAGGACATAACCATGGTGATCATGGCGGCCACAATCACCATGATCACGGGGATATGGTTAATGACTTCAAAAAACGATTTTATATTTCGTTGATTGTTACGATTCCGGTTCTAATTTTGTCACCAATGATACAGCAGTTTATTGGTGTTGATTGGCGGTTTACGAATGATCAATATATCTTATTTGCTCTATCAACATTTATCTTTTTCTATGGCGGATGGCCATTTATTACCGGTGGGATTAGTGAATTAAAAGATAAAAACCCCGGAATGATGACACTAATAGGACTTGCTATCGTGGTAGCTTATGTATATAGCTCCCTGACTGTATTCGGATTGGAAGGGAAAGACTTTTTCTGGGAACTTGCCACCTTGATTGACATTATGCTGTTGGGGCACTGGATAGAAATGCGTTCTGTAATGGGGGCATCCAATGCGCTCGAAGAACTTGTTAAGCTTATGCCCAGTGAAGCACATAAATTGAATGAACATGATGAAGTACAGGATGTCCCGGTTTCAGATTTGACACATAGAGATCGAGTCCTGGTAAAGCCCGGTGAAAAAATCCCCGTCGATGGAGTAATTCTGGACGGTAAATCTGCGATAGACGAATCGATGCTTACCGGGGAATCTGTGCCAGTGGAAAAAAATATAGGTGATGAAGTAATCGGTGGTTCCGTTAATAATGAAGGATCGCTTACAATACAAGTTGAAAAAACCGGCAATGATTCATACCTGACCCAAGTTATTACATTGGTAAAAGAGGCACAGGAATCAAAGTCCAGAACTCAGGATATTACAAACCGAGCGGCGAAATGGCTGTTTTATGTTGCCTTGGCGTCCGGTCTTATTACATTGATCATCTGGTTACTTATCGGGTATTCGTTTGATGTTTCCCTGGAGCGAATGGTTACTGTTATGGTTATTACATGTCCGCATGCACTGGGATTGGCGGCACCTCTTGTTATTGCAGTTTCTACATCTATAACTGCTAAAAATGGATTACTGATTAGAAATCGCGCTAATTTTGAAGGTGCAAGAAATCTGAATGCAGTTGTTTTTGATAAAACAGGTACACTGACAAAAGGTGAATTCGGAGTGACAAATATTGTTCCGAATAAACAGTATAAGGAAGAAGAAATCTTAAACTGGGCTGCGAGCCTGGAGCAGAACTCAGAGCATCCGATTGCTGCAGGGATTGTAAATTCCGCAAAAGAAAAAAAGCTGAAGCTCAATAAGATAACCGATTTTGAATCCATTATCGGAAAGGGAATCCAGGGAATAATAGACGGCAAAAAGGTCAATGTTGTCAGTCCCGGATATGTTGATAACAATGGTATGGAATATGACCGGCAACTATTTAATGAAATGTCTGAAGAGGGAAAAACGGTCGTATTTGTATTAATTGATGATGAATTAGTTGGCATGATTGCCTTGGCTGATATGGTCCGGGAAACAGCCAAAGAGGCAATTGACTCCTTGAAAGAAAAAGGTATTCACTCAATCATGTTGACAGGTGATAATGAAAAAGTTGCGCACTGGGTTGCTGAACAATTGGATATTGACGAAGTATATGCAGAAGTGCTGCCGGATAAAAAAGCAGACAAGGTGAAGGAAATTAAGGCAAAAGGCTGGAAAGTTGCCATGACTGGTGACGGGGTAAATGATGCTCCCGCACTGGCAACAGCCGATTTAGGAGTAGCCATTGGCGCCGGAACTGATGTGGCTATGGAAACAGCGGATGTTGTCCTTGTTAAAAGCAATCCGAATGATGTTGTTTCTTTAATCGATTTATCGAAAAAAACCTACCAGAAAATGATTCAGAATCTATGGTGGGCAACCGGATATAATATATTTGCAATCCCGCTTGCGGCAGGGATTTTAGCTCCGATTGGGGTTGTGTTAAGTCCTGCAGTTGGAGCGGTATTAATGAGCTTGAGTACGGTGGTCGTGGCGATTAACGCACGATTGTTTAACTATGAAAAACAATAACAAATAAATTGGAGGAGAATTAATATGAAAAACAAAAAATTATGGTTGGGCATCGTTCTAATATGGTCCGCTTTTTTTCTAGCTGCATGTGGCGGCGGAAATAATGAAACTGGTGCGGAAGGAAATGATGCAAATCAGCAAAATACAAGTGAGGAATCATCCTCTCATTCACAAGGTAATATGTCTGAGCATATGTCCAGTTCAGGGAAAGTCCCGGCTGGTTTGAAGAAAGCAGAAAACCCTAAATATGAAGTTGGAAGTAATGCGATTATTAAAGCCAAGCATATGCATATGAAGGGGATGAGTGGTGCGAAGGCAACCATTGCAGGAGCATATGACACAACAGCCTATACGGTTTCATTCACTCCGACAAATGGCGGTGAGCCGGTAAAGAACCATAAATGGGTTATTCATGAGGAACTGCTTGTTAAAGACCCGGGAGATGCCACATTGGAACCAGGCACTGAAGTTACCTTGAATGCAGGTCATATGAAGGGAATGGCAGGAGCAGCAGCCGTCATTGATTCAGCGAAGGAAACTACTGTATATATGGTTAACTTCACTCCAACAACCGGTGGGGATAAAGTTGTTAATCATAAATGGGTTGTCGAAAGTGAACTTGAACCGGCTGAATAAAGACGATATTGTTGGTCCTGTAGTTGAAAAAACTTTTTAAAACAGGTAAAGGCTAAAAGGACTTAAAAAAGGAGCACTATTAAGTGACATTAAGGCAAGCTTTTCTCCATACAATATTTTGGGGTGAGAAAAATGCCAAGGGTAAAATACACAAATTCTGACGTAGCCTTAGTGGCAAGGATGTTGAGAGCAGAAGCTGTAGGTGAAGGGAAACAAGGAATGTTGTATGTGGGAAATGTAATAGTTAATCGGGCTGTAGCGGATTGTTTAGATTTTACGGACGTACGAACAATTCGAGATGTCATTTTTCAAGTGCAAGGAGGAAATTATTCGTTTGAAGCTGTTCAAAAAGGCAGTTTGTTTTATAAAAGGGCAAGAGCTGTTGAGAAAAAATTAGCAAGAAAGAATTTGAATTACTGGAGACAATACCCGGCGCAATACGCTCTTTGGTATTTCAATCCATATGCACCATGTCCTCCAACATGGTACGGTGAGCCTTTAACCGGTCGTTTTAAAAATCATTGTTATTATGAACCGGCTGCCGGGACATGTCCCAGTGTTTATTGAATCTTTAGATTAGATCCCGACTTATTGTATAGGATTGATTTGTATGGTTAGAACCAGTTGAGCGGTGATGGTTTTGTGTTTTCGAAAACATGTTCGACTTCCGTATACATGTCAAGCCCCTGTTTACCCAATTCACGGCCGATGCTGGATGATTTATAGCCGCCCCATGGAGCTTGGGCGAAATAGGGGTGGAAGTCATTGATCCAGACGGTCCCCATCCGCAATTGACTGGCTACTTGTTCGGCTTTCTTTAAATCTGTTGTCGATACAGTCCCGGCCAATCCGTATTTGGAGTTGGACAGCTTGCTGTTCCGTGCAAAAGCGTTCAATTGTTAATAGGGGGCCAAATGTTTCTTCCTGGACGATGCGCCTTTTTCTGTTTCTATTGTAACATCAAATCAATCATGCGCTGCCTAATACACGTGTGCTGTGTGGCAGCTGAACCTTTGACCTGGGGTTAATGTAATGTTTAGCCTGACTTATCGCGACTGGCGCCCCGCCAAAGCCGGTGGCAATCAGTTTAACTTTACCTTCGTAGGTTGTAATATCTCCGGCGGCGTAAATTCCCGGAATATCGGTTTCCATTTTCTGATTAACAACAATAGAATTTTTCTCCAGTTCCAATCCCCACTCTTTAATAGCTCCAATGTTTGAAAGAAACCCGTGATTAACCAGCAGGGCATCGACTTCTAGTTGTTCGGCGGCATCTCCTTTAGGTTCTTTTAAGGCAACGGATTCGATACGATCGTCATTACCAATCAATTGATCAATGGCCATAGGAGTTTTGATTTGGACATTTGTTTCTTGTAATTGCTTGACACTTTGTTCATGAGCCCTGAATTGATTCCGGCGGTGGACGAGCATGGTTTCTTCAGCGATGTCCTAGAGCATCAGAGCCCAATCAACCTTTATAAACGATGACATTTTCGTCTTCTATACGCACATTAAAACTTGGGATTTTTTTATCGGGGTTGGCAAGCATTCGTCCTTCATTTTTAATATCAAATTCCCTGCCATGCCAAGGACAACGGATGATTTCACCGTGATGACAATAATCATATTGCCCCGGCCTGCTGTTAACAGTCGTCGCCCCGCACATCATTCCTTTATCAAGCGGAGCGCCCTGATGAATACACTGGTTCAAAAATGCATAGAATTCCCCATCTGGTGTGCGACATACCAATATCGTCTGCTTACCAAATGTTGCTTTCATCATGTCCCCCGGATTTATATCAGCAGTTTGGCATACAATTTGTTCCTTCATGCTATTCATCCTCCGCTTTCGCCAGTTTCGGGTAAAAGTTTCTGGCGTTCTCGGCGAAAATCTTTTGCTTAAGCTCTGAATCCATACGTGGTAATGCTCTATGCGGAGAGTCGTAGTCCCAATGTGGATAATCAGTTGAGAAACAAAGCATTTCATCTGTACCCATCTGTTCAATAAGGGAATAGAATTCCTGTTTTGTCAGTTCTTCTGCAGGCTGAGTTGTAAAACGAACCTGATCTTTCATAATGTCACTTGGCTTTCGTTTCAGCCATGGGACTTCATGACGCAAATCCCGAAATTGCTGGTCCATTTTCCACATCAGATGCGGAATAAAAGTAAAGCCGCCTTCAATCATCATAAGACCAAGATTCGGGAATTTCTCAAATACACCATTGAACATCATGCTGGTAATTTGCTTCATGTGCGCTGTAGGAATCAACGTATGCCACTCAATAAAGTAGCGTGGCCATTTGCCGTAATAGACAGGTGGCTCATTATGGTGCATACCAATCATTAAGTTATGTTTCTCAGCTGCTTCAAAAATTGGGTGATAATATGGTTCACCCCACATAATGTCATCTATCGGCAGTAATACCTGCACCATTTTGGGATGAGAGCCTACACGTTCAATTTCTTTAATCGCTTCATCACGGTCCTGGGCAGCAATATGAACAGAACCGTATAACCGTTTATCCTGATCGAGCCAGGTTTCAATTTGCCAATCATTATAGGCTGTTGCTAAGGCCGTCGCCATTTCATGCCAACCATGCATCGAGGAAGGGGATGGATCCAGGGCTCCGGTCAAAATTCCAGCCTCATGACCGATTTCATCGAGCAATTGTCCCTGCATGAAATTTAAGTCCGTGCCTGCAGGTCTGCCATCCGGAAGTGCTGCATCAGCCCGATCGACTCCTGCAACTGTCGGCTGTGTATATGGCATATGCTTTTCCTGTATCCAGTGGCAGTTTTCAATGTAATGTCTGAACGGTTCATCCAGCTTATCAACAATATCACTATATTGAGCACGTTCATGAATGTCAGTATCGATAATTGCCATTTTGTTATGACCCATAATTGATGGCCTCCTTGAAACATTTTTCGAACAATTGAAATAGTATCAGACCTTTTGAATTACTCCAAATCCACTCATAGCGAATGAGAGGCATTTAGGTCATTCAGTGAAGCTCAGTCAAGCTCAGTGACGTTCAGTGGCATTTTTTTGTTTTAAGGTTATCCATAACAGGATATATAAAAAAGAAAAAATCTCAGAAGAAGGATTATGAGCATGGTAAGGGGCTGTTTTTAACGAATAATCAGTTCTGTTCAGTTGTTGTCCTGCTGATGGGATATTCCTTTTATAAAACTGCTAATAAAGAAGTTAAGTTGAGACGCGAAAAACAAAAGCTTGATAGAAGGACTTAATCTTCTTTCAAAAATAGTAATTTAAGGCTGGATACTGTCCTCGTAAACGTTGTCATATCCCCGTTTACGGGGGTATTTGGTATCAATTTACGATGCTTTGGCTATTATAGTAGAATAAATACTATTTTTGTCAGGATAGGATGAAAGAATATGGATATAGCCGGTGTCATGGTTAAACTTACAGTAGGATTTATTGCTCTTTTTACAATTACAAGGTTAATAGGTAAAACACAGATAAACCAATTAACTCCTTTTGATTTTATATCATCACTGGTGTTGGGTGAATTCGTGGGAGCAGCAATATATGAAGAAAAAATCCATGTCTGGATGGTGTTGTTTACCATTATCCTTTGGGGTTTATTGGTATTTGGGGTTGAAAAAATTACACAAAAATTTCGTTCCACAAGAGGGGTTCTGGAAGGGAACCCCTCTA is a genomic window containing:
- a CDS encoding heavy metal translocating P-type ATPase codes for the protein MNEPKHATLGITGMTCAACSSRVEKVLNKMDGVEAQVNLTTEKATVDYDSGKASIEDITKKIENTGYGVQTEKAEFDVTGMTCAACSSRIEKVLNKQDGVKHATVNLTTESAAIEYNAGLVDQKALIEKIRKIGYDAKPKAEAVEKQSFKEKELQRKRTKLIISAVLSAPLLITMLVHLFGMNLPGIFMNPWFQFALATPVQFIIGWQFYVGAYKNLRNGGANMDVLVALGTSAAYFYSLYEALKTIGSPEYMPHLYFETSAVLITLILFGKYLEAKAKSQTTNALSSLLNLQAKEARVLRNGEEIMIPVEEVIVGDRLIVKPGEKIPVDGMVAKGKTSVDESMITGESIPVEKKANAAVIGSTINKNGSIEMEATKVGKDTALASIVKVVEEAQGSKAPIQRLADVISGYFVPIVVGIAVLTFIIWIAFVQPGELESALVAAIAVLVIACPCALGLATPTSIMVGTGKAAESGILFKGGEHLEKTHQLEAIILDKTGTITKGKPEVTNFTGDEETLQLLASAEKGSEHPLAEAIVAYATEKDIDFVEVDEFNAIPGHGIKVKISGKHVLVGNRKLMQDHHVDVVGMEQDLIDYEVEGKTAMLIAIDGNYRGIVAVADTIKETAPQAIKGLHEQGLEVIMLTGDNDRTAQAIAKQVGIDHVIAQVLPEEKADKVKEIQAQGKKVAMVGDGVNDAPALVTADIGIAIGTGTEVAIEAADVTILGGELLLILKAIQISHATIRNIRQNLFWAFGYNTAGIPVAAVGLLAPWIAGAAMALSSVSVVSNSLRLKRAKI
- the copZ gene encoding copper chaperone CopZ, whose translation is MKKVTLDVQGMSCGHCKSSVEGALNGLDGVSSAEVDLASGKVDVTYDDGRVTLAEMREAVEEQGYDVVA
- a CDS encoding heavy metal translocating P-type ATPase, which encodes MANHDEKHQTEHDHQHNQEHNHHSHGGHAEHNTKTHDHDQHNHQEHNHQGHNHGDHGGHNHHDHGDMVNDFKKRFYISLIVTIPVLILSPMIQQFIGVDWRFTNDQYILFALSTFIFFYGGWPFITGGISELKDKNPGMMTLIGLAIVVAYVYSSLTVFGLEGKDFFWELATLIDIMLLGHWIEMRSVMGASNALEELVKLMPSEAHKLNEHDEVQDVPVSDLTHRDRVLVKPGEKIPVDGVILDGKSAIDESMLTGESVPVEKNIGDEVIGGSVNNEGSLTIQVEKTGNDSYLTQVITLVKEAQESKSRTQDITNRAAKWLFYVALASGLITLIIWLLIGYSFDVSLERMVTVMVITCPHALGLAAPLVIAVSTSITAKNGLLIRNRANFEGARNLNAVVFDKTGTLTKGEFGVTNIVPNKQYKEEEILNWAASLEQNSEHPIAAGIVNSAKEKKLKLNKITDFESIIGKGIQGIIDGKKVNVVSPGYVDNNGMEYDRQLFNEMSEEGKTVVFVLIDDELVGMIALADMVRETAKEAIDSLKEKGIHSIMLTGDNEKVAHWVAEQLDIDEVYAEVLPDKKADKVKEIKAKGWKVAMTGDGVNDAPALATADLGVAIGAGTDVAMETADVVLVKSNPNDVVSLIDLSKKTYQKMIQNLWWATGYNIFAIPLAAGILAPIGVVLSPAVGAVLMSLSTVVVAINARLFNYEKQ
- a CDS encoding YdhK family protein encodes the protein MKNKKLWLGIVLIWSAFFLAACGGGNNETGAEGNDANQQNTSEESSSHSQGNMSEHMSSSGKVPAGLKKAENPKYEVGSNAIIKAKHMHMKGMSGAKATIAGAYDTTAYTVSFTPTNGGEPVKNHKWVIHEELLVKDPGDATLEPGTEVTLNAGHMKGMAGAAAVIDSAKETTVYMVNFTPTTGGDKVVNHKWVVESELEPAE
- a CDS encoding cell wall hydrolase, giving the protein MPRVKYTNSDVALVARMLRAEAVGEGKQGMLYVGNVIVNRAVADCLDFTDVRTIRDVIFQVQGGNYSFEAVQKGSLFYKRARAVEKKLARKNLNYWRQYPAQYALWYFNPYAPCPPTWYGEPLTGRFKNHCYYEPAAGTCPSVY
- a CDS encoding NAD(P)/FAD-dependent oxidoreductase: MLVHRRNQFRAHEQSVKQLQETNVQIKTPMAIDQLIGNDDRIESVALKEPKGDAAEQLEVDALLVNHGFLSNIGAIKEWGLELEKNSIVVNQKMETDIPGIYAAGDITTYEGKVKLIATGFGGAPVAISQAKHYINPRSKVQLPHSTRVLGSA
- a CDS encoding Rieske (2Fe-2S) protein — its product is MKEQIVCQTADINPGDMMKATFGKQTILVCRTPDGEFYAFLNQCIHQGAPLDKGMMCGATTVNSRPGQYDYCHHGEIIRCPWHGREFDIKNEGRMLANPDKKIPSFNVRIEDENVIVYKG
- a CDS encoding amidohydrolase family protein; the encoded protein is MGHNKMAIIDTDIHERAQYSDIVDKLDEPFRHYIENCHWIQEKHMPYTQPTVAGVDRADAALPDGRPAGTDLNFMQGQLLDEIGHEAGILTGALDPSPSSMHGWHEMATALATAYNDWQIETWLDQDKRLYGSVHIAAQDRDEAIKEIERVGSHPKMVQVLLPIDDIMWGEPYYHPIFEAAEKHNLMIGMHHNEPPVYYGKWPRYFIEWHTLIPTAHMKQITSMMFNGVFEKFPNLGLMMIEGGFTFIPHLMWKMDQQFRDLRHEVPWLKRKPSDIMKDQVRFTTQPAEELTKQEFYSLIEQMGTDEMLCFSTDYPHWDYDSPHRALPRMDSELKQKIFAENARNFYPKLAKAEDE